Proteins encoded by one window of Streptomyces uncialis:
- a CDS encoding rodlin, with the protein MKKLWAAAAVAASVAGVSAAAAPAMAIGDDAGVTTVNGNGAAQAYGNSATHGDMSPQFALIQGSLNKPCVGLPAKVNAGSLIGLIPITVQDVNVLSSPQNQQCTENSSQVKGDEPLSHILDDIPILSGNGAGNS; encoded by the coding sequence ATGAAGAAGCTGTGGGCAGCCGCGGCTGTCGCCGCCTCCGTCGCCGGAGTTTCGGCTGCCGCCGCCCCCGCCATGGCGATCGGCGACGACGCCGGCGTCACCACCGTGAACGGCAACGGCGCCGCTCAGGCGTACGGCAACTCCGCGACGCACGGGGACATGAGCCCGCAGTTCGCGCTCATCCAGGGCTCGCTCAACAAGCCGTGTGTCGGTCTGCCGGCCAAGGTCAACGCGGGCTCCCTGATCGGGCTCATCCCGATCACGGTCCAGGACGTCAACGTCCTGTCCTCCCCGCAGAACCAGCAGTGCACGGAGAACTCCTCGCAGGTCAAGGGCGACGAGCCGCTGTCGCACATCCTCGACGACATCCCGATCCTCTCGGGCAACGGCGCCGGCAACAGCTGA
- a CDS encoding DUF6191 domain-containing protein, whose translation MEFVFFATLPGLVILLTLIAIVDQILLHAGRAGVLPWRNGGRAGQVSATGFEQLHGAFSPGKQNELKERQSALVMRDDEEDGAPPNHTRVDLDNGTAVVRLPGGVSRKA comes from the coding sequence ATGGAATTCGTCTTCTTCGCCACCCTGCCGGGTCTGGTCATCCTGCTGACCCTGATAGCGATCGTCGACCAGATCCTCCTGCACGCGGGCCGCGCCGGGGTGCTCCCCTGGCGCAACGGAGGCCGCGCGGGCCAGGTCTCCGCGACCGGCTTCGAACAGCTCCACGGAGCCTTCTCCCCCGGCAAACAGAACGAACTCAAGGAACGCCAGTCGGCCCTCGTCATGCGAGACGACGAGGAGGACGGCGCCCCGCCGAACCACACCCGCGTCGACCTGGACAACGGCACGGCGGTGGTCCGCCTGCCGGGCGGGGTGTCCCGGAAGGCGTAG
- a CDS encoding PucR family transcriptional regulator gives MGAPGGDIPAAVLGLDGYIRALNDVATTGRRLTRDELQERRALGEQAAEAGFRLRPLIAAHLAVTRERWPLPRAGAPTGSLDRVLAAVEQAVDAVAEGFERAQRVAVRQEEAARREFIDDLLYGRSDVGRLAARAERFGLRFSSAHAVAVAAGPTGYAEGDAVPRQVEQALIARFGDRGTLLTTKDGLLVCVAPGDQHDVLTYFAKQAYAATGGSRVAVGRPQPGVGGVVHSYEEALNALDLGERLGLEGPVLRAADLLVFPVLTRDRQAMAELVHHTLGPLEQARGGAQPLLRTLTVYFDSGCVTAEAARRLSLSVRALTYRLARVHRLTGADPADPVQRYTLQTAVIGARLLDWPARPATP, from the coding sequence ATGGGCGCCCCGGGCGGGGACATCCCCGCCGCGGTGCTCGGCCTCGACGGATACATCCGCGCGCTGAACGACGTGGCCACGACCGGCCGGCGGCTGACCCGGGACGAACTCCAGGAACGGCGCGCGCTCGGGGAACAGGCCGCGGAGGCGGGCTTCCGCCTCCGGCCGCTGATCGCCGCGCATCTCGCCGTCACCCGCGAGCGGTGGCCCCTGCCCCGCGCCGGGGCGCCGACCGGTTCCCTGGACCGCGTCCTCGCCGCCGTCGAGCAGGCCGTGGACGCGGTCGCCGAGGGCTTCGAGCGCGCGCAGCGGGTCGCCGTACGGCAGGAGGAGGCCGCCCGGCGCGAGTTCATCGACGACCTGCTGTACGGACGCAGCGACGTGGGCCGGCTCGCGGCCCGGGCGGAACGTTTCGGCCTGCGGTTCTCCTCCGCGCACGCCGTCGCCGTCGCGGCGGGCCCCACCGGGTACGCCGAGGGGGACGCCGTACCCCGGCAGGTCGAGCAGGCGCTGATCGCCCGTTTCGGGGACCGCGGCACCCTGCTCACCACCAAGGACGGACTGCTGGTGTGCGTCGCGCCCGGCGACCAGCACGACGTCCTCACCTACTTCGCGAAGCAGGCGTACGCCGCGACCGGGGGCTCCCGGGTCGCGGTGGGGCGTCCCCAGCCGGGCGTCGGCGGGGTCGTCCACTCCTACGAGGAGGCGTTGAACGCCCTCGACCTCGGGGAACGGCTCGGCCTTGAGGGACCGGTGCTGCGCGCGGCGGACCTGCTGGTGTTCCCGGTGCTGACCCGGGACCGGCAGGCGATGGCGGAGCTGGTGCACCACACCCTGGGCCCGCTGGAGCAGGCGCGGGGCGGGGCACAACCCCTGCTGCGGACCCTGACCGTGTACTTCGACTCGGGCTGCGTCACCGCGGAGGCGGCCCGCCGGCTGTCGCTGAGCGTCCGCGCGCTGACGTACCGGCTGGCCCGGGTCCACCGGCTGACCGGCGCCGATCCGGCCGACCCGGTGCAGCGCTACACCCTCCAGACGGCGGTGATCGGCGCACGGCTGCTGGACTGGCCCGCCCGCCCCGCCACCCCGTGA